The proteins below are encoded in one region of Brassica napus cultivar Da-Ae chromosome A6, Da-Ae, whole genome shotgun sequence:
- the LOC106355947 gene encoding uncharacterized protein LOC106355947, which produces MEARVLGGDFRVLGEEVQDATMEDIGGKERPPGDPPDVPGSWVRKVVGCSEGGMPVPEEVVAEEFVESRLTLEFPNGEDGEPEITIGEEVLTAMNSLWKRCMIVRVLGRNVPILSLTRKLKELWKPKGSMYVMDLPRQFFMVRFEKEEEYMTALADGPWRAFGSYLMVQAWTPEFDPLKDEIDTTPVWVRLSHIPVNFYHKTILMGIAKGLGRPIKVDLTTLKFERARFARICVEVNLNKPLKGSVLINGERYFVSYEGISAICSKCGMYGHLVYTCPRNSTERAMVAVPTPVVTTHVNTVPVVMETEFTQVRHTRKKTDPHRQPGGTTQRNDGRDMMGKKMKEVRNGGSVEKINVSNRFGSLIGSGELEEIRDDVGREGENKENENNVNLNVGGSSRVLEKVMAFAATGVKGNQSKAQPGLKEKKANNLRSLNLQRPKPKPAGPTRGLVYGPARGEMNLSLSGKRLRVEKENIGGRGGVFAGDGGGDGSEKKLEHGSDQRNIPEQLVSTENLITDGSELGEGESSEGVEA; this is translated from the coding sequence ATGGAGGCTAGGGTTTTAGGAGgcgattttagggttttggggGAGGAAGTGCAAGATGCTACTATGGAAGATATCGGGGGGAAGGAGAGACCGCCGGGAGATCCGCCGGATGTCCCAGGCTCGTGGGTAAGAAAAGTCGTAGGGTGTAGTGAGGGAGGAATGCCTGTTCCGGAGGAAGTTGTGGCTGAAGAGTTTGTGGAATCGAGATTGACGTTGGAGTTTCCGAATGGGGAGGACGGAGAGCCGGAGATCACGATAGGAGAGGAGGTTCTGACGGCCATGAATAGTTTGTGGAAGAGATGCATGATCGTTAGGGTTTTGGGAAGGAATGTTCCTATTCTCAGTTTAACCCGAAAGTTGAAGGAGTTGTGGAAACCTAAAGGATCGATGTATGTTATGGATCTACCTAGGCAGTTCTTTATGGTGCGTTTTGAGAAGGAGGAGGAGTATATGACTGCGCTAGCTGATGGTCCGTGGAGGGCGTTTGGGAGCTATCTTATGGTGCAAGCTTGGACCCCGGAGTTTGATCCGCTGAAGGATGAGATAGATACGACGCCCGTTTGGGTTCGTCTCTCCCATATCCCGGTGAATTTTTATCATAAGACGATACTGATGGGAATTGCTAAGGGGCTAGGAAGACCGATTAAAGTCGACTTGACAACTCTGAAGTTTGAAAGAGCTAGGTTCGCGAGAATTTGTGTGGAGGTGAATCTAAACAAGCCTTTGAAAGGGTCAGTGCTGATTAATGGAGAGAGATATTTTGTATCTTATGAAGGAATATCTGCTATATGTTCGAAGTGTGGTATGTATGGGCATCTCGTATACACATGTCCACGGAATAGTACGGAGCGAGCTATGGTTGCTGTGCCTACTCCAGTGGTCACGACACATGTGAACACTGTACCAGTGGTAATGGAAACAGAGTTTACGCAAGTAAGACATACGAGGAAAAAGACTGACCCACATAGACAGCCAGGAGGGACTACGCAGAGGAATGATGGGAGAGACAtgatggggaagaagatgaaggaagTACGTAATGGTGGTTCCGTTGAGAAGATTAATGTGTCGAATCGGTTTGGGAGCTTAATAGGAAGTGGGGAGTTGGAGGAGATTCGAGATGATGTTGGGAGAGAGGgagaaaataaagagaatgagaACAACGTTAATCTAAACGTCGGAGGTTCAAGTAGAGTGCTTGAGAAGGTAATGGCGTTTGCTGCAACTGGGGTCAAAGGGAACCAGTCGAAAGCCCAACCAGGCcttaaggagaagaaggcaAATAATTTGAGAAGTCTAAATCTTCAAAGGCCGAAACCCAAACCTGCAGGGCCCACGCGAGGCCTTGTTTATGGGCCAGCTAGAGGGGAGATGAACTTATCGTTAAGTGGAAAGAGATTGAGAGTTGAAAAAGAGAACATCGGAGGACGAGGAGGTGTTTTCGCCGGAGATGGAGGAGGAGATGGGAGCGAGAAGAAACTAGAGCACGGTAGTGATCAGAGAAACATACCGGAGCAGTTGGTTTCGACGGAAAATCTGATTACAGATGGATCAGAGCTTGGTGAGGGGGAAAGCTCGGAGGGTGTGGAGGCATAA
- the LOC106402181 gene encoding mitochondrial carnitine/acylcarnitine carrier-like protein, with translation MADAAKDLASGTVGGAAQIIVGHPFDTIKVKLQSQPAPTPGQPPRYTGAFDAVRQTVAAEGPKGLYKGMGAPLATVAALNAVLFTVRGQMEGLLRSDLGVPLTISQQFVCGSGAGFAVSFLACPTELVKCRLQAQGALACASTTSSVVAAVKYGGPMDVARHVLRSEGGARGLFKGLFPTFAREIPGNATMFATYEAFKRFLAGGSDTSSLGQGSLIMAGGVAGASFWGIVYPADVVKSVLQVDDYKNPKYRGSMDAFRKILKAEGVKGLYKGFGPAMGRSVFANAACFLAYEKTRSSLG, from the exons ATGGCGGATGCGGCTAAAGATTTAGCTTCAGGGACTGTTGGAGGAGCAGCTCAGATAATCGTAGGTCATCCATTTGACACAATCAAGGTCAAACTCCAGAGCCAACCGGCTCCAACACCTGGTCAACCACCACGGTACACCGGTGCCTTCGATGCGGTTAGACAGACCGTTGCTGCTGAAGGACCTAAAGGTTTGTACAAAGGTATGGGAGCTCCGCTTGCAACCGTTGCTGCCTTAAATGCGGTTTTGTTCACCGTGAGAGGTCAAATGGAAGGGCTGCTTAGGTCCGATCTTGGAGTTCCATTGACCATTAGTCAACAGTTTGTGTGCGGCTCAGGCGCTGGTTTTGCTGTCTCGTTCCTTGCTTGTCCTACAGAGCTGGTCAAATGCAG GTTGCAAGCACAAGGTGCACTAGCCTGCGCCTCTACCACAAGCTCAGTCGTTGCAGCCGTGAAATACGGTGGACCAATGGACGTAGCCCGTCATGTGCTACGATCAGAAGGCGGAGCACGAGGGCTATTCAAAGGTTTGTTCCCTACGTTTGCCCGAGAAATCCCCGGAAACGCAACAATGTTTGCCACCTACGAAGCTTTCAAGCGGTTCTTAGCCGGTGGTTCTGACACTTCAAGCTTAGGACAAGGATCATTGATCATGGCTGGTGGAGTTGCTGGTGCGTCCTTTTGGGGAATTGTTTACCCGGCCGATGTTGTGAAGAGTGTTCTTCAAGTAGATGATTATAAGAACCCTAAGTACAGGGGTTCAATGGATGCTTTTAGGAAAATTTTGAAAGCTGAAGGAGTTAAAGGTTTGTATAAAGGGTTTGGTCCGGCCATGGGTAGGAGTGTTTTTGCTAATGCTGCTTGCTTCTTGGCATATGAGAAGACAAGGTCAAGCTTGGGGTAA